The following proteins come from a genomic window of Panicum hallii strain FIL2 chromosome 8, PHallii_v3.1, whole genome shotgun sequence:
- the LOC112903374 gene encoding uncharacterized protein LOC112903374 isoform X1 — MSLPVHGLLLLLLALLAPPPRCAAESATCLAVYREGGAPAVFQSAHCPRWTLPPPGAGEGHGGGGGSSPMGCHVAADRGRRRSQEDRAVCALGVRIPFVEQMRIKEVDVGVVAIFDGHNGAEASEMASKLFLDYFLLHVYFLLDGIYSMMFRKSTGKLTYREVAIFNNVFNLYKDDQPNHREGSCWTSPAILDRSFHMEILKESLTRAVHDVDLTFSKEASQKHFESGSTATVVLIVDGKIIAANVGDSKAFLCSEGHDPHCRNRKRRRRRNPINHEEFALENYDGPLYHARELTKDHHPDREDERSRVEAAGGYVIEWAGVHRVNGELALSRAIGDLPFKRYGVISTPELTGWQILSENDTFLVASSDGIFEKMTMQDVCDLMLHAKLRINQDLGSSAITQHNLADYVVRVALQKGTTDNVAAVVVPLGPPSSAGTTLEDWSQFEGNLKTSISPLQNIPYQLKFADDGTSSAVIDMEYFRRSSTKFQRFLVEAKLKTLGCFYLSESLDEDVDYIFRVPEAYQREEAHDFNHVPAETALYSDGNLEKYKDRHFCLYLGHQDGEMGRCNGPEAVANFFGLLDSLPHNGTNSNGSHSFGNKIDFRYKLKRRFDRGSYGEVWLAFHWNCSEDIDFRKEPRHFTTIPKSDSYNCTNSNTMPSDEDHVSDTVDGDLFILKRIMVERGNAAYLSGLREKYFGELFSNASRTLEGLLRTESSSTIFSMDIPSDPDILLERNMSVTEEPLKHVARFIESFESESREIWLVYQNEGRSLSKLIYTAEETKLVTGNNNERVRHIQVLHPSKWWYWLRTTKAGQNQMQNLLWQLLMGLKACHDRNITHRDIKPENMIVCFEDVDTGKCLREVPSEAKQNKLNMRLIDFGSAIDDYTLKHLYGSDLNRLLSTLLQRLSLIQTGFKDQKVQD; from the exons ATGTCCTTGCCCGTCcatggcctcctcctcctcctcctcgcgctcctCGCGCCTCCCCCGCGCTGCGCGGCCGAGTCGGCGACGTGCCTCGCCGTGTACCGGGAGggcggcgcgccggcggtgTTCCAGTCCGCGCACTGCCCGCGCTGGACGCTGCCCCcgcccggcgccggcgaggggcaTGGCGGAGGGGGCGGGAGCTCCCCGATGGGGTGCCACGTGGCGGCCgaccgcggccgccggcggtcCCAGGAGGACCGCGCCGTCTGCGCCCTCGGCGTCCGCATCCCCTTCGTAG AGCAGATGAGGATTAAAGAGGTTGATGTGGGAGTGGTTGCTATATTTGATGGTCATAATGGAGCTGAGGCTAGTGAGATGGCTTCCAAGCTTTTTCTGGATTACTTCTTGCTCCATGTTTATTTTCTTCTCGACGGTATATACTCCATGATGTTCAGAAAATCTACTGGGAAACTTACATATAGGGAAGTTGCTATCTTTAACAATGTATTCAATCTGTACAAGGATGACCAACCCAACCACAGAGAGGG GTCATGTTGGACATCGCCAGCTATTTTAGACCGATCATTTCACATGGAAATTCTGAAGGAATCATTAACTAGGGCAGTTCATGATGTCGATTTAACATTCTCCAAGGAAG CTTCGCAGAAACATTTTGAGTCTGGTTCAACGGCAACTGTGGTCTTGATAGTTGATGGAAAAATTATAGCTGCCAATGTAGGAGATTCAAAAGCTTTTCTGTGCTCAGAAGGACATGATCCACACTGTCGAAATA GGAAACGGAGAAGAAGGAGAAACCCAATCAATCATGAAGAATTTGCCTTGGAAAATTATGATGGACCACTGTATCATGCAAGGGAGCTGACCAAGGATCATCATCCTGATAGAGAAGATGAGAGAAGCCGCGTGGAGGCTGCTGGTGGTTATGTTATTGAGTGGGCTGGTGTACACCGTGTTAATGGTGAGCTAGCGCTCTCAAGAGCTATTGGTGACCTTCCTTTCAAAAG GTATGGGGTAATATCGACACCTGAATTGACAGGGTGGCAGATCCTGTCAGAAAATGACACTTTTCTGGTTGCGTCGTCTGATGGAATTTTTGAGAAAATGACTATGCAAGATGTTTGTGACCTGATGCTGCATGCGAAATTGCGTATTAACCAGGATTTAGGATCATCTGCTATCACACAACATAATTTGGCAGACTATGTAGTTCGTGTTGCTTTGCAGAAAGGCACAACAGACAATGTGGCTGCTGTGGTTGTTCCATTGGGACCACCTAGTAGTGCCGGTACGACGTTAGAAGATTGGTCTCAGTTTGAAGGAAATCTCAAGACATCTATTTCACCATTACAGAATATTCCATACCAATTGAAGTTTG CTGATGATGGCACTAGTTCAGCTGTAATTGACATGGAGTATTTCAGGCGTTCATCAACAAAGTTCCAGAGGTTCTTG GTTGAAGCAAAACTTAAGACACTCGGTTGTTTCTACTTATCCGAGAGTCTGGATGAAGATGTGGACTATATATTTAGGGTACCAGAAGCATACCAGCGTGAAGAAGCCCATGACTTCAATCACGTACCAGCTGAGACTGCCTTGTATTCTGATG GTAATCTTGAAAAATACAAGGACAGACATTTTTGCTTGTACCTTGGTCATCAAGATGGTGAAATGGGGCGGTGCAATGGTCCTGAAGCAGTGGCAAATTTTTTTGGTTTACTTGACTCCCTTCCTCACAATGGAACCAATTCAAATGGTTCACACTCCTTTGGCAACAAGATAGATTTCAG GTACAAGCTTAAGAGAAGATTCGATCGTGGTTCATATGGTGAAGTCTGGTTGGCATTTCACTGGAATTGCTCTGAAGATATAGATTTTCGTAAAGAGCCTCGGCATTTTACCACTATACCTAAATCAGACTCTTATAACTGCACAAATTCAAACACAATGCCATCTGATGAAGATCATGTCTCAGACACAGTAGATGGTGATTTGTTCATACTAAAGCGCATAATG GTTGAGAGGGGAAATGCTGCTTACTTGAGTGGATTGCGGGAGAAATACTTTGGGGAATTATTTTCAAATGCTTCCAGAACTCTTGAAGGTTTGTTAAGGACAGAATCTTCATCGACTATCTTTTCAATGGACATACCATCAGATCCTGATATCCTTCTAGAAAGGAACATGTCAGTTACTGAAGAACCACTCAAGCATGTGGCTAGGTTTATAGAATCTTTTGAATCAGAATCAAGGGAAATTTGGCTTGTGTACCAGAATGAAGGCCGCTCATTATCAAAACTGATATATACAGCTGAAGAAACAAAGTTAGTCACTGGCAACAATAATGAGAGGGTCAGACATATTCAAGTTCTGCACCCATCAAAGTGGTGGTATTGGTTAAGGACAACAAAAGCTGGGCAAAATCAAATGCAGAACCTCTTATGGCAGCTG CTGATGGGACTGAAGGCTTGTCATGATCGTAATATCACTCACAGGGATATCAAACCTG AGAACATGATCGTTTGCTTTGAGGATGTGGATACTGGAAAATGTCTAAGAGA